One region of Bacillus pumilus genomic DNA includes:
- a CDS encoding SDR family NAD(P)-dependent oxidoreductase — translation MNYTVITGASSGIGYEAALAFAARGKNLILAARRLEKLQELKKEILDQYPDIKVNIQSVDLTDMEQVYSFYESLAEYELDTFINNAGFGHFGSIGEQDVSKIGDMLHLNIEALTILSTLFVRDYEQVEGAQLINISSRAGYTVVGNAVTYSATKFYVSAFTEGLALELKEKGAKLQAKILAPSATESEFAKRSLDVDQFEYEGNIKKYHTSKEMAACLLELYDHEKTVGIVDGKTFDFELKDPIFSHAGPSMK, via the coding sequence GCAAGTTCAGGTATTGGATATGAGGCGGCACTGGCCTTTGCAGCACGAGGCAAAAACCTTATTTTAGCTGCACGCCGGCTCGAGAAACTCCAAGAACTGAAGAAGGAGATTCTTGATCAATATCCCGATATCAAAGTAAATATACAGTCTGTCGATTTAACCGACATGGAGCAAGTGTATTCATTTTATGAATCATTGGCTGAATATGAGCTCGACACCTTCATTAATAATGCAGGATTCGGCCATTTCGGCTCGATAGGAGAACAGGATGTAAGTAAAATTGGGGATATGCTTCATCTGAATATCGAAGCCTTAACGATTTTATCCACTTTATTTGTTCGTGATTATGAGCAAGTAGAAGGGGCTCAGCTGATAAACATTTCTTCAAGAGCGGGCTATACAGTCGTCGGCAATGCCGTCACCTATTCGGCCACGAAGTTTTACGTGAGTGCCTTTACAGAAGGACTGGCACTAGAGTTGAAAGAAAAGGGAGCTAAGTTACAGGCGAAAATATTAGCACCTTCTGCAACAGAATCAGAATTTGCAAAGCGTTCATTAGATGTAGATCAATTCGAATATGAAGGCAATATCAAGAAATATCATACATCAAAAGAAATGGCAGCTTGTCTGCTTGAGCTTTATGACCATGAAAAAACAGTCGGTATTGTTGACGGCAAGACATTTGATTTTGAATTGAAAGATCCGATTTTTTCACATGCTGGTCCAAGTATGAAATAG
- a CDS encoding MerR family transcriptional regulator produces MTYVTSGEVCKLLNITKYTLRHYIEQDLVRPAKVAQNGYQLFDEKEIYTLYQILFLKKAGFSLKDISESFSKEPGMTLSYQGMLDQVEKQLQELSEVKQRLEHMLSIQNSLQLNQTTTQDRPIRYLKQIPDHLLKTETELDFKQIVHQKELDLSLFEERYYVINLQDDSTISYYVSNEQDYDVRLDAGSYAVKSFLAGDEKKVIEEIEAFLHEAPFDQPSYMILYENVPVSVTYQDSMVYTVEQRAGNRN; encoded by the coding sequence GTGACGTATGTAACAAGTGGAGAAGTATGTAAGCTATTAAACATCACAAAGTATACGCTTCGTCATTATATAGAACAGGATCTCGTCCGCCCTGCGAAGGTCGCTCAAAATGGGTACCAATTATTTGATGAAAAAGAAATTTACACCCTTTATCAAATCCTCTTCTTAAAAAAGGCGGGGTTTTCTTTAAAAGATATCAGCGAGAGCTTTTCGAAAGAACCCGGTATGACTCTGTCCTATCAAGGTATGCTGGATCAGGTCGAGAAGCAATTACAGGAATTGAGTGAAGTGAAACAGCGTCTGGAGCATATGCTGTCGATTCAAAACAGCCTTCAGCTTAATCAAACAACGACTCAAGATCGGCCAATTCGTTATTTAAAACAGATCCCAGATCATCTTCTAAAGACTGAAACAGAGCTCGACTTTAAACAAATCGTTCACCAAAAAGAGCTGGATCTGTCTCTTTTTGAGGAGAGATATTATGTGATCAATCTGCAAGATGACTCAACCATTTCTTATTATGTATCAAATGAACAGGATTACGATGTGAGACTGGATGCTGGTTCTTACGCGGTCAAAAGTTTTTTAGCCGGGGATGAAAAGAAAGTCATTGAAGAAATTGAGGCTTTTCTACACGAAGCTCCGTTTGACCAGCCTTCTTATATGATCTTATATGAGAATGTACCAGTCTCTGTCACGTACCAAGATTCCATGGTGTACACAGTTGAACAGAGAGCGGGGAATAGAAATTGA
- a CDS encoding alpha/beta hydrolase family protein codes for MKKRIWLIIAAAAFICITAFVFYENSFAMNEKGVVMETVDGTLSGIVTTPKKESVKGIVLFVHGDGPQNATYDGGYRPIMERFAKQGYASISWDKPGVSQSEGNWLHQSMDDRAKEVENVIKWAKKEHNLQSKQIILWGASQAGWVIPKVMTDQTDITASILVGPAVNWMRQGRYNTLQTLKEADASQEQIQKTLKKEDEQNKLLEEGAAFRTYQKKTDDQEMTKDRYEFIQKNMKADATSDIKRIQSPIYLVLAQNDRNVDSAETKRIYEKEVAPQWLHIQTIRDVEHSMLNPLIHHSNALITLAAIATPKDFLLSQAYLDHCEHILEQLKTPSH; via the coding sequence TTGAAAAAAAGGATTTGGCTGATCATCGCTGCAGCGGCATTCATTTGTATCACAGCATTTGTATTTTATGAAAACAGCTTTGCTATGAATGAAAAGGGAGTCGTCATGGAGACTGTGGATGGGACATTATCAGGTATCGTCACAACACCTAAGAAGGAGTCGGTAAAAGGAATTGTCCTTTTTGTACACGGAGATGGTCCACAAAATGCCACATATGACGGAGGATACAGACCTATAATGGAACGCTTTGCAAAGCAAGGCTATGCGTCTATATCATGGGATAAGCCCGGGGTGAGTCAATCAGAAGGAAACTGGCTGCATCAATCCATGGATGATCGTGCAAAGGAAGTAGAGAATGTGATCAAATGGGCGAAAAAAGAGCATAATCTTCAATCAAAACAAATCATCTTATGGGGAGCAAGCCAAGCGGGCTGGGTGATCCCAAAAGTAATGACAGATCAAACCGATATCACAGCCTCCATCCTTGTCGGGCCTGCTGTCAATTGGATGAGACAGGGAAGGTACAATACACTTCAAACATTAAAAGAAGCGGATGCATCTCAAGAACAAATTCAAAAAACACTCAAAAAAGAAGATGAGCAAAACAAATTATTAGAAGAAGGCGCGGCTTTTCGCACATATCAAAAGAAAACGGACGATCAAGAGATGACAAAAGATCGTTATGAATTCATTCAAAAGAACATGAAAGCCGATGCCACTTCAGATATCAAGCGCATCCAATCACCGATCTATTTGGTTTTGGCACAAAATGACCGAAACGTAGATTCCGCTGAAACAAAAAGGATCTACGAGAAAGAAGTAGCACCTCAATGGTTGCATATTCAAACAATAAGAGACGTAGAGCATTCAATGCTGAATCCGCTCATTCACCATTCCAATGCCCTGATCACATTAGCAGCGATCGCTACACCGAAAGATTTCCTGCTTAGCCAAGCGTATTTAGATCACTGTGAACATATACTCGAGCAGCTAAAAACACCTTCACATTAG
- a CDS encoding type II asparaginase encodes MNVTKWLGAVLLSVLLMSTAACANTSTQEKNQSENETASKESKDKTTAVETGNKSLSNIKVLATGGTIAGSSDSDTDTTGYKSGSLGIDKVIASVPQLKDIANVTGEQVANVGSENVDDALLLKLAKRVNKLLNDDQVDGIVITHGTDTLEETAYFLHLVVKSDKPVVVVGSMRPASAISADGPLNLYHAVKIASTKEAKGKGVMVTLNDRIASARFITKTNTTTTDSFKSLEQGYIGEIAGEVVSFYNEPTRKHTSESEFDVSNIKELPQVDILYGYQNDQKYMYDAAVKAGAKGIVVAAAGNGTMSTEAIKGATDAVKKDVVLVRSSRAGNGIVTHEKMDDEHHFVSSDSLNPQKARILLMLALTKTKDPSKVQAYYEKY; translated from the coding sequence ATGAACGTAACAAAATGGTTAGGTGCTGTCCTTCTTTCTGTTTTATTAATGTCGACAGCAGCTTGTGCCAATACAAGTACCCAAGAGAAAAATCAAAGCGAAAACGAAACCGCATCTAAGGAATCAAAAGACAAAACGACAGCCGTAGAAACAGGTAATAAGTCCTTGTCTAATATTAAGGTATTAGCGACGGGCGGGACGATTGCTGGCAGTTCAGACAGTGATACAGATACGACAGGGTATAAATCTGGTTCACTTGGCATCGATAAAGTCATTGCTTCAGTTCCTCAGCTCAAGGATATTGCAAACGTAACAGGTGAGCAGGTGGCGAACGTAGGCAGTGAAAATGTGGATGATGCTCTTCTTTTAAAATTAGCCAAACGAGTCAATAAACTCTTAAACGATGATCAAGTCGATGGGATTGTCATCACACATGGAACAGATACACTTGAAGAAACCGCTTACTTTTTACATTTGGTTGTCAAAAGTGATAAGCCAGTTGTGGTCGTTGGCTCAATGAGACCAGCGTCTGCTATCAGTGCGGATGGCCCGCTGAACTTGTATCATGCTGTGAAAATTGCATCCACAAAAGAAGCCAAAGGCAAAGGGGTCATGGTCACATTAAATGACCGAATTGCATCAGCTCGATTTATTACAAAGACAAACACGACCACAACCGATTCCTTCAAGTCTCTTGAGCAAGGCTACATTGGAGAAATTGCTGGTGAAGTGGTTTCCTTTTATAACGAACCAACAAGAAAACATACGTCTGAAAGTGAATTTGATGTATCAAACATAAAAGAATTACCACAAGTCGATATTTTATACGGCTATCAAAATGATCAAAAATACATGTATGATGCAGCAGTAAAAGCAGGAGCGAAAGGCATTGTCGTTGCCGCAGCCGGAAATGGAACGATGTCAACAGAAGCCATCAAAGGGGCAACAGATGCCGTGAAGAAAGACGTGGTCCTCGTGAGATCAAGCCGTGCAGGAAATGGAATTGTGACCCATGAAAAAATGGATGATGAACATCACTTTGTTTCATCGGATTCATTGAATCCACAAAAAGCACGCATTCTGCTTATGCTCGCTCTAACGAAGACAAAAGATCCAAGTAAAGTGCAGGCATATTATGAAAAGTATTAA
- a CDS encoding alpha/beta fold hydrolase codes for MDSILLKDGRHIGLCEYGDLEGFPVFFFHGTPGSRVMFLDDDPISKELGVRLICLDRPGFGLSTPQPDRTILDWAKDVLEVADHLGVHHFSVMGVSGGGAFAAGCAYQLPNRVLSAALISSTTPFQNGKPPKSMLKENKLAFFLSKKFPWLLRASYRSQKKMIENKPEKFKKLAKNGNKHLHPWDRQFLQTDEQLEMMMTHLHEATRQSVDECIHEPDLLSRPWAFDMKDIQIPVDVWHGKEDSMAPFVEIEKMAPNIPNVKTYYIDEAGHFLTDVDDIWRDILLSLKTRAEEHHQEHV; via the coding sequence ATGGATAGCATTCTTTTAAAAGATGGTCGTCATATTGGTTTGTGTGAATACGGGGATCTTGAAGGGTTTCCAGTATTCTTTTTTCATGGAACTCCTGGATCAAGAGTGATGTTTTTAGATGATGACCCCATTTCTAAAGAGCTCGGTGTTCGTCTCATCTGTTTAGACAGACCAGGATTTGGTTTATCTACCCCTCAACCTGACCGTACGATTTTAGATTGGGCAAAAGATGTGTTGGAAGTAGCAGATCATCTCGGCGTTCACCATTTTTCAGTGATGGGTGTATCTGGAGGCGGCGCATTCGCTGCTGGCTGTGCTTATCAATTGCCGAATCGAGTCCTTTCAGCCGCTCTGATTTCAAGTACAACGCCATTTCAAAACGGAAAACCGCCTAAAAGTATGCTCAAAGAAAACAAATTGGCTTTTTTCCTCAGTAAGAAGTTTCCTTGGCTATTAAGAGCAAGCTATCGTTCCCAGAAGAAAATGATTGAGAACAAACCAGAGAAATTTAAGAAGCTGGCTAAAAACGGGAACAAGCATTTACATCCGTGGGACCGTCAATTCCTTCAAACCGATGAGCAGTTAGAGATGATGATGACACATTTACACGAAGCCACTCGTCAATCGGTGGATGAATGTATTCATGAACCAGATTTACTCTCGCGTCCGTGGGCATTCGATATGAAAGATATTCAAATCCCAGTTGATGTATGGCATGGAAAAGAAGATTCCATGGCTCCGTTTGTCGAAATAGAAAAAATGGCTCCTAACATTCCAAACGTCAAAACCTATTATATCGATGAAGCGGGACATTTTCTTACGGATGTAGACGATATTTGGCGAGATATTTTACTCTCTTTAAAAACACGTGCAGAAGAGCATCATCAGGAGCACGTATAA
- a CDS encoding MarR family winged helix-turn-helix transcriptional regulator encodes MSLDAEIIHYSKKIIEYSNALGSIYVEEYQRFLKHEYADLSAKQELTLELLRTKTRTINELADYFSISASAASQLVSKLEQLGYVKREINPHNRREIIVDFAQKGHDFHKNTEEIQLHLIQKYYAKLPKEDLKTLLSLYEKIYQIAKEAL; translated from the coding sequence ATGTCATTGGATGCAGAAATCATTCATTACAGTAAAAAAATCATTGAATACTCGAATGCACTAGGCTCCATCTATGTAGAAGAGTATCAACGATTTTTAAAACATGAATATGCAGATTTATCAGCCAAACAAGAACTGACACTTGAATTATTACGGACAAAAACAAGAACAATCAACGAACTAGCTGATTACTTTTCAATTTCGGCAAGTGCCGCTAGCCAGCTTGTATCAAAGCTTGAACAACTTGGCTATGTCAAACGAGAAATTAATCCACATAACCGACGGGAAATCATTGTTGATTTTGCTCAAAAGGGTCATGACTTTCACAAGAATACAGAAGAAATTCAATTGCACCTCATTCAAAAATATTATGCAAAGCTTCCAAAAGAAGATTTAAAAACATTATTGTCTCTATACGAAAAAATCTATCAGATTGCGAAAGAAGCGCTTTAA
- a CDS encoding TetR/AcrR family transcriptional regulator: MTSTQSGAEKSEKTKQKIVTASRDLFAKKGYSETSVRDILEAAEVSKGNLYHHFKGKEFLFLHIMEEDHLLMMETWHQEKQTMHQAIDQLAGFAELLSQMGINYPLMRASEEFCASAFTSDEVMERLNKIDVDFDDVMRDIILKGNKDGSWSIQHVESTVKILLSVFYGLDVLYKNDPIEEKKELQKQAISLIIHGINHHE, translated from the coding sequence ATGACAAGTACACAAAGCGGGGCTGAAAAGAGCGAGAAGACGAAGCAAAAAATCGTCACCGCTTCACGTGATTTATTTGCAAAAAAGGGATATTCAGAAACATCTGTGCGAGATATTCTAGAGGCGGCTGAAGTTAGTAAAGGCAATCTTTATCACCATTTTAAAGGAAAAGAGTTTTTGTTCCTTCATATCATGGAAGAGGATCACCTCTTGATGATGGAGACGTGGCATCAGGAAAAACAAACGATGCACCAGGCCATTGATCAGCTCGCAGGATTTGCAGAGCTGCTCAGTCAAATGGGCATTAACTACCCATTAATGAGAGCAAGTGAGGAATTTTGTGCAAGTGCCTTTACATCAGACGAGGTCATGGAACGGCTGAACAAGATTGATGTCGACTTTGATGATGTGATGAGAGACATCATACTTAAAGGTAACAAAGATGGCAGCTGGTCGATCCAGCATGTCGAGTCAACGGTGAAAATATTATTATCCGTTTTTTACGGATTAGACGTGTTGTATAAAAATGATCCAATCGAAGAGAAAAAAGAATTACAAAAACAAGCGATCTCATTGATTATTCACGGAATCAACCATCATGAGTAA